Proteins encoded by one window of Vigna radiata var. radiata cultivar VC1973A chromosome 5, Vradiata_ver6, whole genome shotgun sequence:
- the LOC106761308 gene encoding extensin, with protein MAMETTRVRKSVMILLLYLTLSAISLTQCDAERSMKVLRGLKDKRNSSKNKNPKKLKTVKKLVENPTVFSSNVEPYSLSSPFSLPPYESLAPENSPPFCVFPPPGTPPSTTMPSPTGFQPTTPSPPDFYTSPVIPTQNPPPNPLIITPGPPTITPGSPEPVLNPPIIIPSPPDTSMGPPYFEPSPPYFEPTPPFIIPSPTGGITPGPPTIIPSPTEGTLPSPPSTVPSPTEGSVPGPGVFQPPVVYPPPSVPPPPNYAPRITLWCVAKPSVPDPIIQEAMNYACWSGADCTSIQPNGPCYEPNTVYAHASYAFNSYWQRTKGAGGNCEFGGTAMLVAVDPSFDGCHFIYN; from the exons ATGGCCATGGAAACAACAAGAGTGAGAAAAAGTGTTATGATACTTCTACTCTACCTGACTTTGTCTGCCATTTCTCTCACTCAATGTG ATGCAGAAAGATCAATGAAGGTATTAAGAGGTCtcaaagataaaagaaattcaagcaagaacaaaaaCCCAAAGAAGTTGAAAACAGTTAAAAAATTAGTTGAGAATCCAACCGTTTTCTCATCAAATGTAGAACCATATAGTCTTAGCTCGCCATTCTCTTTGCCCCCTTATGAATCACTGGCTCCAGAAAACAGCCCTCCATTTTGTGTGTTCCCACCACCAGGCACTCCTCCTTCCACCACCATGCCGTCCCCCACAGGCTTTCAACCCACAACGCCGTCACCACCTGACTTTTACACTTCACCAGTTATCCCAACCCAAAACCCCCCTCCAAATCCCCTAATCATAACACCAGGCCCACCCACTATCACGCCGGGCTCGCCTGAGCCCGTGCTCAATCCTCCCATCATTATCCCAAGTCCACCAGACACCTCAATGGGCCCACCTTACTTCGAGCCCAGCCCACCCTACTTTGAGCCCACCCCACCTTTCATAATCCCTTCCCCCACAGGTGGCATTACCCCAGGCCCACCAACGATAATCCCTTCCCCAACAGAAGGCACTCTCCCAAGCCCACCGAGCACTGTGCCATCCCCAACTGAAGGCAGTGTCCCTGGCCCAGGTGTGTTTCAGCCACCTGTGGTGTACCCTCCACCAAGTGTGCCACCACCTCCGAACTATGCCCCAAGGATCACCTTGTGGTGTGTGGCTAAGCCCTCGGTCCCAGACCCAATCATCCAAGAGGCCATGAACTATGCCTGCTGGTCTGGAGCAGATTGCACCTCAATTCAGCCCAATGGGCCCTGCTATGAGCCCAATACTGTGTACGCACATGCTTCATATGCTTTTAATAGTTATTGGCAACGGACTAAAGGTGCTGGAGGCAATTGCGAGTTTGGAGGGACAGCCATGCTAGTTGCTGTTGACCCCA GCTTCGATGGGTGTCACTTCATCTACAACTGA
- the LOC106762227 gene encoding zinc transporter 1 has protein sequence MITFQANFFLLSCAFLLPTLVLGDCTCERDDAKRSESTQVLHYKLGSIASVLVAGALGVSLPLLSKRIPALNPKNDIFFMVKAFAAGVILATGFVHILPDAYESLTSPCLKENPWGKFPFTGFVAMISSIGTLMLDSFATGFFHRQHFNPSKQVPAADEEIADEHAGHIHVHTHATHGHAHGAALSSHDSETSEIIRQRIISQVLEIGIVVHSVIIGLSLGTAGSIDTIKPLLVALSFHQFFEGMGLGGCISQAKFESKSTAIMATFFSLTTPIGIAIGMGVSSAYKENSPTALSVEGVFNSASAGILIYMALVDLLAADFMNPRLQKNLKLQLGANISLLLGSGCMSLLAKWA, from the exons ATGATAACTTTTCAAGCAAACTTCTTCTTACTTTCATGTGCTTTTCTCTTGCCAACTTTGGTATTAGGAGATTGCACATGTGAGAGAGATGACGCTAAAAGGAGTGAATCAACTCAAGTTCTTCACTACAAACTTGGCTCAATTGCTTCTGTGCTTGTTGCTGGAGCTCTTGGGGTGAGTCTTCCATTGCTGAGCAAGAGAATCCCTGCTCTTAATCCCAAGAATGATATATTCTTCATGGTTAAGGCCTTTGCTGCAGGGGTCATTCTTGCAACTGGGTTTGTCCACATACTTCCTGATGCATATGAAAGTTTGACTTCACCTTGCTTAAAGGAAAATCCATGGGGAAAGTTTCCCTTCACTGGCTTTGTTGCCATGATATCTTCAATTGGGACCTTAATGCTCGACTCATTTGCCACAGGGTTCTTCCACAGGCAACATTTTAACCCCTCAAAGCAGGTTCCTGCTGCTGATGAAGAAATTGCAGATGAACATGCTGGTCACATACATGTTCACACTCATGCCACACATGGCCATGCTCATGGAGCAGCTCTTTCCTCTCATGATTCAGAAACATCTGAAATAATTAGGCAGCGCATCATATCACAA GTGTTGGAAATAGGAATTGTGGTCCATTCGGTGATAATTGGATTATCATTGGGAACTGCAGGGAGCATTGATACCATAAAACCTCTTCTGGTGGCCTTGTCTTTCCATCAATTTTTTGAGGGGATGGGTCTCGGTGGTTGCATATCTCAG GCAAAGTTTGAATCAAAGTCTACAGCAATAATGGCAACTTTTTTTTCCCTAACAACCCCTATTGGTATAGCAATTGGAATGGGAGTGTCAAGTGCTTATAAAGAGAATAGCCCAACTGCTTTAAGTGTTGAAGGAGTCTTCAATTCTGCTTCTGCTGGGATTTTGATTTACATGGCACTGGTTGATCTTTTAGCAGCAGATTTTATGAACCCAAGATTGCAGAAAAATTTGAAGCTTCAATTAGGGGCAAATATATCCCTTCTTTTAGGCTCAGGCTGCATGTCTCTATTGGCCAAATGGGCTTAa